A region of bacterium DNA encodes the following proteins:
- a CDS encoding endonuclease/exonuclease/phosphatase family protein, which yields MRRTISFIIWITLLSLLGWGLLWLFPPTRPAGATEFTLVSWNVHGLNSESGENTTDLILDGLLALDADLVCLQEFPVARAGAPVRQRLRAMGYEHEALFSYDHSRTRSYGQGMALYSRHPIRGHGEWPLLPHGEGRILGLALVEVEGRPLHVGLVHMPNSDIHLNGKRAMMGSEMMGENLRTLQCEDLLARVDSLRSQALVLAGDFNTFPLSAAWRLLRGRYLDAFPFTRWSQGTFQVREGLDVKIDHIFHSRKVRSLEARVPQLAGSDHRPVFARLQF from the coding sequence ATGCGCCGGACCATCTCCTTCATCATCTGGATCACGCTGCTGTCCCTGCTTGGCTGGGGCTTGCTCTGGCTCTTCCCCCCGACGCGGCCCGCCGGCGCCACCGAGTTCACGCTGGTGAGCTGGAACGTGCATGGCTTGAACTCGGAGTCGGGCGAGAACACGACCGACCTCATCCTGGATGGCTTGCTCGCCCTGGACGCGGATCTGGTCTGTCTGCAGGAGTTTCCCGTCGCCCGGGCCGGAGCACCGGTCCGCCAGCGGCTGCGCGCCATGGGCTACGAGCACGAGGCGCTCTTCAGCTACGACCATTCCCGCACCCGCTCCTACGGCCAGGGCATGGCCCTCTATTCGCGCCATCCCATCCGGGGGCACGGCGAGTGGCCGCTGCTGCCGCACGGCGAGGGGCGCATCCTGGGGCTGGCCCTGGTCGAGGTGGAGGGCCGGCCGCTGCACGTGGGCCTTGTGCACATGCCCAATTCGGACATCCATCTCAACGGCAAGCGGGCCATGATGGGGAGCGAGATGATGGGGGAGAACCTGCGCACGTTGCAATGCGAGGATCTGCTGGCAAGGGTGGATTCCCTGCGCAGCCAGGCGCTGGTGCTGGCCGGGGACTTCAACACCTTCCCCCTTTCCGCCGCCTGGCGCCTGCTGCGCGGCCGTTACCTGGACGCCTTTCCCTTCACCCGCTGGAGTCAAGGCACTTTCCAGGTGCGGGAGGGGCTTGATGTGAAAATCGACCATATCTTTCATTCACGGAAGGTGCGCAGCCTGGAGGCGCGCGTGCCGCAATTGGCCGGCTCCGACCACCGTCCGGTGTTCGCCCGCCTGCAATTCTGA
- a CDS encoding NTP transferase domain-containing protein has translation MTEPIGILLAAGLGMRLRPLTLVRPKPLVPLHGIPLLEFGLRQLEQAGCRLAAVNGHHLPELLRRWLEERQLRRPGLRLRFFEEPVLLGVGGGLARMARELPPGPLLVQNGDVLHDGDLARLLESARLDEGGLALATGGRPLVLEVVDGVVRGLRDAARSTHGFTGVHVWSGEARERLAAWREADLIPFLRREIAQDRPPRTLPLAVAGRPGLWVDLGHLARYLDLHHELWENPAYRRLLDRLDLGADWDAARLLSVGRDSRLPETARRCVAWDGVAWEGEAADTVFLDGVRGRGRVKGEIVF, from the coding sequence GTGACTGAGCCCATCGGCATCCTGCTGGCCGCCGGACTGGGCATGCGCCTGCGGCCCCTAACCCTGGTGCGACCCAAGCCCCTGGTGCCCCTTCACGGCATCCCGCTGCTGGAGTTCGGGCTGCGGCAGCTGGAGCAGGCCGGCTGCCGGCTGGCCGCGGTCAACGGCCACCATTTGCCGGAGCTTCTGCGCCGCTGGCTGGAGGAGCGGCAGCTCCGCCGCCCCGGCCTGCGCCTGCGCTTCTTCGAGGAACCCGTCCTGCTGGGCGTGGGCGGCGGCCTGGCCCGCATGGCGCGCGAACTGCCCCCCGGACCGCTTCTGGTGCAGAACGGCGACGTGCTGCACGATGGCGACCTGGCCCGTCTGCTGGAATCGGCGCGGCTGGACGAGGGCGGGCTGGCGCTGGCCACGGGGGGGCGGCCCCTGGTGCTGGAGGTGGTGGACGGTGTGGTGCGGGGTCTGCGCGACGCGGCCCGCAGCACGCACGGCTTCACCGGCGTCCACGTCTGGAGCGGGGAGGCGCGGGAGCGGTTGGCCGCCTGGCGGGAGGCGGACCTCATCCCCTTCCTCCGGCGCGAGATCGCCCAGGACCGGCCGCCGCGCACGCTGCCGCTGGCCGTGGCGGGCAGGCCGGGGCTCTGGGTGGACCTGGGCCACCTGGCACGCTACCTTGATCTCCACCACGAGCTGTGGGAGAACCCGGCCTACCGCCGCCTGCTGGACAGATTGGACCTGGGCGCCGACTGGGACGCGGCCCGGCTTCTGAGCGTGGGGCGGGACAGCCGGCTGCCGGAGACGGCCCGCCGCTGCGTGGCCTGGGACGGGGTGGCATGGGAGGGAGAGGCCGCCGACACGGTCTTCCTGGACGGCGTGCGGGGTCGGGGACGGGTCAAGGGAGAGATCGTGTTCTGA